The proteins below come from a single Longimicrobium sp. genomic window:
- a CDS encoding TonB-dependent receptor gives GFTLTPFSWGSIRSNIGVDSYTNQNNILRHPQSSYGINNNGIIDVANDITRNLSTQTVLNFNRRDVGRGFALTGLVGNAIRDDKSNVDASQGQNFLELDFPTVNNTLQRTSTTTITQRRLVSGFASATLDYKRVLFVTATGRNDWTSTIPKNANSFFYPSLSSSFIFSDAFPSVGRFMTGKLRAAYAEVGRDARPYAFVPALESKTTAFGGYGYGFTGPNPNLRPEFARSYEFGTELGFFEDRLGLDVTMYRKRTIDQILNDVRGSYATGYILFNLNGGETRNTGVEVTLRGTPLERDRFSWDFQVNFDRSRGKVIALPNALPETYVSDTWLYGNVRNGTRAGLSTRSLTGQYYLRNNRGEILIDPTTGLPLRSTLFIDAGYDRQPDWTAGVTNTLRFGRSSLSFLVDLRRGGDVLNATQHYLTQRGLTMGTLDRFEPRVINGVLRDGKENSANPTPNTIAVVPGISTGYYTGMSEELFIEQDINWLRLRDVTLRVGLPRRFGQNSSVFITGTDLYMATNYSGLDPVVNGNSAAVGGSGAAGIDFGNFAMPRGINIGINTSF, from the coding sequence GGGTTCACGCTGACGCCGTTCTCGTGGGGCAGCATCCGCTCCAACATCGGCGTGGACAGCTACACCAACCAGAACAACATCCTGCGCCACCCGCAGAGCTCGTACGGCATCAACAACAACGGGATCATCGACGTCGCCAACGACATCACGCGCAACCTGTCGACGCAGACGGTCCTGAACTTCAACCGGCGCGACGTGGGCCGCGGATTCGCGCTCACCGGGCTGGTGGGGAACGCCATCCGCGACGACAAGTCGAACGTGGACGCGTCGCAGGGGCAGAACTTCCTGGAGCTCGACTTCCCCACCGTCAACAACACGCTCCAGCGCACCAGCACCACCACCATCACGCAGCGGCGCCTGGTGAGCGGCTTCGCCAGCGCGACGCTCGACTACAAGCGCGTGCTGTTCGTGACGGCCACGGGGCGTAACGACTGGACCTCGACGATCCCCAAGAACGCGAACTCGTTCTTCTACCCGTCGCTCTCGTCCAGCTTCATCTTCAGCGACGCCTTCCCGTCGGTCGGGCGCTTCATGACGGGCAAGCTGCGGGCGGCATACGCCGAGGTGGGCCGCGACGCGCGCCCGTACGCCTTCGTGCCGGCGCTGGAGAGCAAGACCACCGCGTTCGGCGGGTACGGCTACGGCTTCACGGGGCCCAACCCCAACCTGCGGCCCGAGTTCGCCCGCTCGTACGAGTTCGGCACCGAGCTGGGCTTCTTCGAGGACCGGCTGGGGCTGGACGTGACGATGTACCGCAAGCGCACCATCGACCAGATCCTGAACGACGTGCGCGGCAGCTACGCCACGGGCTACATCCTGTTCAACCTGAACGGCGGCGAGACGCGCAACACCGGCGTCGAGGTGACGCTGCGCGGCACCCCGCTGGAGCGCGACCGTTTCTCGTGGGACTTCCAGGTCAACTTCGACCGCTCGCGCGGCAAGGTGATCGCGCTGCCCAACGCGCTTCCCGAGACGTACGTCTCCGACACGTGGCTGTACGGCAACGTGCGCAACGGCACGCGCGCGGGTCTCTCCACCCGCTCGCTCACGGGGCAGTACTACCTGCGCAACAACCGCGGCGAGATCCTGATCGACCCCACCACGGGGCTTCCGCTGCGCTCCACGCTGTTCATCGACGCCGGCTACGACCGCCAGCCGGACTGGACGGCGGGCGTGACGAACACCCTTCGCTTCGGGCGCTCGTCGCTCAGCTTCCTGGTGGACCTGCGCCGGGGCGGCGACGTGCTGAACGCCACGCAGCACTACCTCACGCAGCGCGGGCTCACCATGGGGACGCTGGACCGGTTCGAGCCCCGCGTGATCAACGGCGTGCTGCGCGACGGCAAGGAGAACTCCGCCAACCCGACGCCGAACACCATCGCGGTGGTGCCGGGGATCAGCACCGGCTACTACACCGGGATGAGCGAGGAGCTCTTCATCGAGCAGGACATCAACTGGCTGCGCCTGCGTGACGTGACGCTGCGCGTGGGGCTGCCCCGCCGCTTCGGGCAGAACTCCAGCGTCTTCATCACCGGCACCGACCTGTACATGGCCACCAACTACTCGGGGCTCGACCCGGTGGTGAACGGCAACAGCGCCGCGGTGGGCGGGTCCGGCGCCGCGGGGATCGACTTCGGCAACTTCGCCATGCCTCGCGGCATCAACATCGGCATCAACACGAGCTTCTGA
- a CDS encoding RagB/SusD family nutrient uptake outer membrane protein — translation MRRTYIPLLAGSLSLLGACDNFLDVNTNPNAPEQVQSNLYLSPMLHWMVTGQQFDGRFIGRYAQEWTLPGTSLSTWDRMGYDPASDNSGQVWRDVYWSFGQNLIDMTTKAEAEQRYDLLGIAQFLKAWGWHQLTTMHGEIIIKEANDPSRTTFTYDSQEFAYQEILRLLDLSIANLKRTDGAVDAAYVGRTDKIYNGDRTKWLKFAYGLRAMTLNHFSNKPALYKPAAVIAAVDSSFASSADDALLSYPGTNNDDRNFLGRTRNNITAYRQTKFVVELMNGTHFGTVDPRMSRMLAPSPDGQFRGLDPNVVNFGALTAAQQPNNLFGYPGTGGLQLPGRYMFDDKSRLPAMTYSQLQFIKAEAAFRMGDRTTARNAYFNGVSAHIDFVNARNSEVNPLLPQITAAEKAAFLASPAAMPAAASLGLTHIMSQKYIAQWAWGHNELWMDLRRYHYTDLDPSSGRPVFPGFAIPTTLYPDNGGKPAYRIRPRYNSEYVWNQAGLQAIGGLAADYHTKPLWITEP, via the coding sequence ATGAGAAGAACATACATCCCGCTCCTCGCGGGCTCGCTGAGCCTGCTGGGCGCGTGTGACAACTTCCTGGACGTAAACACCAATCCGAACGCCCCGGAGCAGGTGCAGTCCAACCTGTACCTTTCGCCGATGCTGCACTGGATGGTGACGGGGCAGCAGTTCGACGGCCGCTTCATCGGGCGGTACGCGCAGGAGTGGACGCTCCCGGGAACGAGCCTTTCCACGTGGGACCGGATGGGCTACGACCCGGCCAGCGACAACTCCGGCCAGGTGTGGCGCGACGTGTACTGGTCGTTCGGGCAGAACCTGATCGACATGACCACCAAGGCCGAGGCGGAGCAGCGCTACGACCTGCTGGGAATCGCGCAGTTCCTGAAGGCGTGGGGGTGGCACCAGCTCACCACCATGCACGGCGAGATCATCATCAAGGAGGCGAACGACCCGTCGCGGACCACGTTCACCTACGACTCGCAGGAGTTCGCGTACCAGGAGATCCTGCGCCTGCTGGACCTCTCCATCGCGAACCTGAAGCGCACCGACGGCGCGGTGGACGCGGCGTACGTGGGGCGTACCGACAAGATCTACAACGGCGACCGCACCAAGTGGCTCAAGTTCGCGTACGGCCTGCGGGCGATGACGCTGAACCACTTCTCCAACAAGCCGGCGCTGTACAAGCCGGCCGCCGTGATCGCGGCCGTGGACAGCTCGTTCGCGAGCAGCGCCGACGACGCGCTCCTTTCGTACCCGGGCACCAACAACGACGACCGCAACTTCCTGGGCCGCACCCGCAACAACATCACCGCCTACCGCCAGACGAAGTTCGTGGTGGAGCTGATGAACGGGACGCACTTTGGCACCGTGGACCCGCGGATGAGCAGGATGCTGGCCCCGTCGCCGGACGGGCAGTTCCGCGGGCTGGACCCGAACGTGGTGAACTTCGGCGCCCTGACCGCCGCCCAGCAGCCGAACAACCTGTTCGGCTACCCGGGCACGGGCGGGCTGCAGCTGCCGGGGCGCTACATGTTCGACGACAAGTCGCGCCTGCCGGCCATGACGTACTCGCAGCTGCAGTTCATCAAGGCCGAGGCGGCCTTCCGCATGGGCGACCGCACGACGGCGCGCAACGCGTACTTCAACGGGGTGTCGGCGCACATCGACTTCGTGAACGCGCGCAACTCCGAGGTCAACCCGCTCCTGCCGCAGATCACCGCGGCGGAGAAGGCGGCGTTCCTGGCCAGCCCGGCCGCGATGCCGGCGGCGGCCAGCCTCGGCCTCACCCACATCATGTCGCAGAAGTACATCGCGCAGTGGGCATGGGGGCACAACGAGCTGTGGATGGACCTGCGCCGGTACCACTACACGGACCTGGACCCGTCCAGCGGCCGGCCGGTGTTCCCGGGGTTCGCGATCCCCACGACCCTGTACCCGGACAACGGCGGCAAGCCGGCGTACCGCATCCGCCCGCGCTACAACTCGGAATACGTGTGGAACCAGGCCGGTCTGCAGGCCATCGGCGGCCTCGCGGCGGACTACCACACGAAGCCTCTCTGGATCACCGAACCTTAA
- a CDS encoding DUF4397 domain-containing protein, whose amino-acid sequence MRLRAFAALLCAAAALSGCEENAVQTIDVPAVGAQVRFFNFGLNAPGVNFYANNMKVTAISTAACTPPTDPACTTTGLEATTGVAYGSIVAGGLYSTIAPGQYTLTGRIAAATDKDLPISSVSATLANGMAYSYYQSGLYNTTTKQSDAFVVEDPIPAAVDFTVAQVRFVNAIHNSSPMTLYAKSTVDGQEYAIGGPVAYKSAGAFTPVPGANYDLSTRVAGSTTNVIVRTGVSFVAGRMYTISSRGDMTVTGTTATNRPFLDNTANR is encoded by the coding sequence ATGAGACTCAGAGCATTCGCGGCGCTGCTGTGCGCCGCCGCCGCCCTGTCCGGGTGCGAGGAGAACGCGGTCCAGACCATCGACGTGCCCGCGGTGGGTGCGCAGGTCAGGTTCTTCAACTTCGGGCTGAACGCGCCGGGCGTGAACTTCTACGCCAACAACATGAAGGTGACGGCGATCAGCACCGCCGCGTGCACGCCGCCCACGGACCCGGCGTGCACCACCACCGGGCTCGAGGCCACGACCGGGGTCGCCTACGGCAGCATCGTGGCGGGCGGACTCTACTCGACGATCGCCCCCGGCCAGTACACGCTCACCGGGCGGATCGCCGCGGCGACGGACAAGGATCTCCCGATCTCGAGCGTCTCGGCGACGCTGGCGAACGGCATGGCCTACTCGTACTACCAGAGCGGGCTGTACAACACGACGACGAAGCAGTCGGATGCCTTCGTCGTCGAAGATCCGATCCCCGCGGCCGTGGACTTCACCGTCGCCCAGGTGCGGTTCGTGAACGCGATCCACAACTCCAGCCCCATGACGCTCTACGCCAAGAGCACGGTGGACGGCCAGGAGTACGCCATCGGCGGGCCGGTGGCGTACAAGTCGGCGGGCGCGTTCACGCCGGTGCCGGGCGCGAACTACGATCTGAGCACGCGCGTGGCGGGATCGACCACCAACGTGATCGTGCGGACCGGGGTGTCGTTCGTGGCGGGGCGGATGTACACCATCAGCTCCCGCGGTGACATGACGGTCACGGGTACGACGGCGACCAACCGGCCGTTCCTGGACAACACCGCCAACCGCTAG
- a CDS encoding family 10 glycosylhydrolase — MKIIPFRCTPAALALLLAACAPPPAIAPSPAAVAGPAASPDAPPPVQREFRGVWVATVANIDWPSRPGLPADSQRAEMVRILDRAAAMKLNAIVLQVRPAGDALYPSALEPWSEYLTGAQGRAPSPAYDPLEFAVAEAHRRGLELHAWFNPYRARHPSATTPQAPSHLSSTRPGLVRAYGRHLWMDPGEDSVRAHSLAVIRDVVRRYDVDGVHIDDYFYPYKERDAAGKLIDFPDDSSYARYQRGGGRLGRDDWRRSNVDRFVEEMYRTVKREKPWVQVGISPFGVWRPGYPPQITGFDAYQELYADSRKWLREGWVDYFTPQLYWQTARTGVSYPVLLGWWIGENVHARHMWPGNFTSRVGNATEGNWRTDEIIEQIYITRGQAGATGNVHFSMKIFMQNPDSLVDRLTNDAYREPALIPATPWLGGRAPSRPAVALEGSTVRFTPGAGAPPARWVVQSRHGDRWRTAILPGGARSHALAADSLPLRAVAVSGVDRLGNQSAPVVVQAP; from the coding sequence ATGAAGATCATCCCGTTCCGTTGTACGCCCGCCGCGCTCGCGCTTCTGCTGGCGGCGTGCGCGCCCCCGCCCGCCATCGCGCCCTCGCCCGCGGCCGTGGCGGGCCCCGCCGCCTCGCCCGACGCACCGCCGCCGGTGCAGCGCGAGTTCCGGGGCGTGTGGGTGGCCACCGTCGCCAACATCGACTGGCCGTCGCGCCCCGGCCTCCCCGCGGACAGCCAGCGCGCGGAGATGGTGCGCATCCTGGACCGCGCCGCGGCCATGAAGCTGAACGCCATCGTCCTGCAGGTGCGGCCCGCGGGGGATGCGCTCTATCCGTCCGCGCTGGAGCCGTGGTCGGAGTACCTCACGGGGGCGCAGGGGCGCGCGCCGTCGCCCGCGTACGACCCGCTGGAGTTCGCGGTGGCGGAGGCGCACCGGCGCGGGCTGGAGCTGCACGCCTGGTTCAACCCCTACCGCGCGCGGCACCCCTCCGCCACCACGCCGCAGGCGCCGTCGCACCTCAGCAGCACGCGCCCGGGGCTGGTGCGCGCGTACGGCCGGCACCTGTGGATGGACCCCGGCGAGGACTCGGTGCGCGCCCATTCGCTGGCCGTGATCCGCGACGTGGTGCGCCGCTACGACGTGGACGGCGTGCACATCGACGACTACTTCTACCCGTACAAGGAGCGCGACGCGGCCGGCAAGCTGATCGACTTTCCGGACGACTCTTCGTACGCGCGCTACCAGCGCGGCGGCGGGCGTCTGGGGCGCGACGACTGGCGGCGCAGCAACGTGGACCGCTTCGTGGAGGAGATGTACCGCACGGTGAAGCGCGAGAAGCCGTGGGTGCAGGTGGGGATCTCGCCCTTCGGCGTGTGGCGCCCCGGTTATCCGCCGCAGATCACCGGCTTCGACGCGTACCAGGAGCTCTACGCGGACTCGCGGAAGTGGCTGCGCGAGGGGTGGGTGGACTACTTCACCCCGCAGCTCTACTGGCAGACGGCGCGCACCGGCGTCAGCTACCCCGTGCTCCTGGGGTGGTGGATCGGCGAGAACGTGCACGCCCGGCACATGTGGCCCGGCAACTTCACCAGCCGCGTGGGGAACGCCACCGAGGGGAACTGGCGCACCGACGAGATCATCGAGCAGATCTACATCACGCGCGGCCAGGCGGGCGCCACGGGGAACGTGCACTTCAGCATGAAGATCTTCATGCAGAACCCCGACTCGCTGGTGGACCGCCTCACCAACGACGCCTACCGCGAGCCGGCGCTCATCCCCGCCACGCCCTGGCTGGGCGGCCGCGCCCCGTCGCGCCCGGCGGTGGCGCTGGAGGGGTCCACGGTGCGCTTCACCCCCGGCGCGGGCGCTCCGCCCGCGCGCTGGGTGGTGCAGTCGCGCCACGGCGACCGCTGGCGCACCGCCATCCTCCCCGGCGGCGCACGGTCGCACGCGTTGGCGGCCGACTCTCTGCCGCTGCGCGCAGTCGCCGTCTCCGGCGTGGACCGGCTGGGGAACCAGAGCGCGCCCGTAGTGGTGCAGGCTCCCTGA